The following DNA comes from Methanothrix sp..
AGAGGCTGCTCCCTCCAGATCCCTCCTCAGCAGGCCGCATAAGATCCCCAGGATGGCCTTCGCCTTGATGGAGAGGAGATTCTCCTCCCGGATGGCTTTTAAGAGATGTCTTCGAGCATCAGACCACCTTCCCTCCCTCAGGTAGGCCCTCCCCAGATAGTAATCGATCTCCTTTGCCTTCCGGTCCATCCTGGCAGCGATATCAGAGTCCTCATCGAGCAGAGAAGCCCTGACATCTGCAGGGATATTTTTAAAAAATTCAACTGAATAGAGGCCTGCCCTTATCATTGAGCTTTTCATGGCCGATGATATCTGATTATCATGCCTCCGATAGCAGCCCAAAACAGCATTTATGGGCAAGAAATTGCCGATCAGACTCAGCTCCAGCCATGTCGATCCGTCTACGTAAGGAAGGCCTTCGAGCTGCTTGAATCCGCCAATGGACTGCAATGCATCCCTTCTGCAGACAATGGTGCAGGAATGCATGGGATTGGCGATGAGCAAGTTGCACAGCTGCTGCTCCCAGGACAGATTCATAAAGGCCTCCATATTATCGGGGAGAACAGCCAGAAGATCGCCCCTCTCGCCGATCACCTCTGCCCTCCCCCAGCTCAGGATGGCATCGCTCTTCCTCATGGCATCTATCTGAATCTTCAACTTATCAGGAGGCCACATGTCATCGCCCTCAAGGACGGCTATATATTCACCCTTTGAAATCTGAAGGGCCATATTGTAGCTCTCAGCAAGCCTCATTATGCCTTTATTATTTTGGTAGATATATTTAATTCTCTCATCATTGTATTGAGATATGATCTCCCCTGTTCGATCGCTTGATCCATCATCAACTACTATCTGCTCCCAGGCAGGATATCTCTGGGATAAGACGCTCTCCAGACACTGTGCGATGAACTTCTCATGATTATATGTGGGTGTGATTATTGACACCAATGGATCAGTAGCCATGAATGTATCCCGCAAATAGCATTTTCTTGTTGATCAGCCTCGTTATTCTTTCTTGCCTTCCCTTCTTGCCTTCCTTTCTTGCCTTCCTTTCTTGCTTCCCTTCTTGCTTCCCTTCTTGCTTCCCTTCTTGCTTCCCTTCTTGCTTCCCTTCTTGCTTCCTTTCTTGCTTCCTTTCTTGCTTCCCTTCTTGCTTCCTTTCTTGCTTCCCTTCTTGCTTCCCTTCTTGCTTCCCTTCTTGCTTCCTTTCTTGCTTTCTTGTTGTCAGGCCTTCTTTGCCAGCATGATGATATGATAAGGATTCATCCAATCCAGTCTAACCGCCTTCAGGCCTGAATAGTCGGCCATCTGCACGAGAAGCTCCCTGTCAAAGACGTGATGATGCATCCGCCGGGTGTGGAGATTGTCTGACCAGTCAGAGCCCAGTTCCTTGCTCAGCAGATCCAGCTTTGCATCATGCAGCCTGACCACCTCCGGAAGGTGGCTCAGATCATCCTCTCCTGTATTCTGCTCAAAGTCATTCAGTATATGGCGGAATGGCGTAACCGGGCGGAGATGATCGAAGGTGAGCCTCTTGTCGGGCACAATGATCAAGAGATATGCCCCATGCTTCAATATCCTCATCCATTCCGCCAGGGCCCTCAGCGGATTGGCTATGTGTTCTAAGCAGTGGGAGGATAAGAGAAAGTCATATGACTCATCTGAAATCATGTTTAAATCAACAGCATCACAGACATACTCATGCGCAAAGCGCCGCCTGGCAGCTGGCTCAGCCATTCTATTGAACCAGATCGTCTCATCGCTATGATTTATGCAATCGATCTCATCGACCACATCATACAATGGAAGGGCATCGCTGAAGAGCACTGAAGGTCCACCGATCTCGATTCCTCTCTTGCCCTTCAGGCAATCCTGATAAATGGCAGGATCCAAATGTGGATGGCAGTATCTATTCCATATCCGTCTTGATCTTATGCATTTAAGTTTCAAGAATCGATAGATAGAATCAGTCTGCATTTAAATCTATGTCTACATCATATCATGAGATATATATCTTGCCGAAACTAACTTACGGAAAGATCATGCCCTTATCTTATCGAGCATGATCGTATCTGGCATGATCGTATCTGGCATGATCGTATCTGGCATGATCGTATCTGGCATGATCGTATCGGGTATGATCGTATCGGGAATGATCGTATCGGGTATGATCGTATCGGGAATGATCGTATCGGGAATGATCGTATCGGGAATGATCGTATCGGGCATTATCGAGGCATAAAGAATTAATCTCCGCCCTCTCCGCCAGGTGCCTTAAATCCGCCTATAAGCTGCTTTGCCATCTGGATATCGACGTCA
Coding sequences within:
- a CDS encoding glycosyltransferase: MATDPLVSIITPTYNHEKFIAQCLESVLSQRYPAWEQIVVDDGSSDRTGEIISQYNDERIKYIYQNNKGIMRLAESYNMALQISKGEYIAVLEGDDMWPPDKLKIQIDAMRKSDAILSWGRAEVIGERGDLLAVLPDNMEAFMNLSWEQQLCNLLIANPMHSCTIVCRRDALQSIGGFKQLEGLPYVDGSTWLELSLIGNFLPINAVLGCYRRHDNQISSAMKSSMIRAGLYSVEFFKNIPADVRASLLDEDSDIAARMDRKAKEIDYYLGRAYLREGRWSDARRHLLKAIREENLLSIKAKAILGILCGLLRRDLEGAASLLDRRIGPH
- a CDS encoding class I SAM-dependent methyltransferase, whose product is MDPAIYQDCLKGKRGIEIGGPSVLFSDALPLYDVVDEIDCINHSDETIWFNRMAEPAARRRFAHEYVCDAVDLNMISDESYDFLLSSHCLEHIANPLRALAEWMRILKHGAYLLIIVPDKRLTFDHLRPVTPFRHILNDFEQNTGEDDLSHLPEVVRLHDAKLDLLSKELGSDWSDNLHTRRMHHHVFDRELLVQMADYSGLKAVRLDWMNPYHIIMLAKKA